The following proteins come from a genomic window of Diadema setosum chromosome 20, eeDiaSeto1, whole genome shotgun sequence:
- the LOC140244082 gene encoding histamine N-methyltransferase-like, which yields MNILAADLAHYSKAYDVFVEKAGKHTSDRQWAEENFPALVVHKLGENRPSDHTLRSLGVGSGSGEYDIILLRMLSRRFARFNHVVLEPARVYLEEFQSAAAKESSSGDWSVPGAANFEWHNETLEEYMAKKNDQSSEGSPQPFDFISAVHSLYYVDDLRAALQFLYDNLAPGGILLTTLMKGLVF from the exons ATGAATATTTTGGCAGCAGATCTCGCTCATTACAGCAAGGCGTACGACGTGTTCGTGGAGAAGGCTGGGAAGCATACCAGTGACCGGCAATGGGCCGAGGAAAACTTTCCGGCGCTTGTCGTTCACAAGTTGGGAGAGAACCGTCCCTCGGATCACACCCTTCGGTCTCTAGGGGTTGGGAGCGGGTCAG GTGAGTATGACATCATCTTGTTACGCATGCTCTCTCGGCGCTTTGCCCGCTTCAACCACGTGGTCCTGGAACCCGCACGGGTCTATCTGGAAGAGTTCCAGTCGGCCGCCGCCAAGGAATCGTCGAGTGGTGATTGGTCTGTGCCGGGAGCAGCGAACTTCGAGTGGCACAACGAGACGTTGGAAGAATACATGGCGAAAAAGAATGACCAGAGCTCCGAAGGGTCGCCGCAGCCGTTCGATTTCATATCTGCCGTGCACAGCCTGTACTACGTGGATGATCTTCGTGCAGCCTTGCAATTTCTGTACGATAACCTAGCACCAGGAGGGATTCTACTGACAACCCTAATGAAAGGTTTAGTATTTTGA
- the LOC140244081 gene encoding histamine N-methyltransferase-like — translation MNVLAADLAHYSKAYNVFVEKTGKHTSDQKWAEENFPAAVVHKLGEIRPSDHTLRSLGVGSGSGEYDIILLRMLSQRFSRFNHVVLEPARVYLEEFQSTVAKESSSGEWSVPGAANFEWHNETLEEYMAKKNDHSSEGSPQQFDFISAVHSLYYVDEVRVALQFLYGSLAPGGTLLTTLLKDTSSYTDTSSVTAQEVTKENYTSSTKVKRVLTELDIPFTISEQRVSADITSIFDQGSAEGNLLLDFLTHVGHFRETATKEMEEAVLTRFRKQAREYRVATRADAKPGFAGAAHCDPDGDNERILIERIWENVIITKA, via the exons ATGAACGTTTTGGCAGCTGATCTCGCTCATTACAGCAAGGCGTACAATGTGTTTGTGGAAAAGACTGGCAAGCATACCAGTGACCAGAAATGGGCCGAGGAAAACTTCCCGGCGGCTGTCGTTCACAAGTTGGGAGAGATCCGCCCCTCGGACCACACCCTTCGGTCTCTAGGAGTTGGGAGTGGGTCAG GTGAGTATGACATCATCTTGTTGCGCATGCTCTCTCAGCGCTTTTCCCGCTTCAACCACGTGGTCCTGGAACCCGCACGGGTCTATCTGGAAGAGTTCCAGTCGACCGTCGCCAAGGAATCGTCGAGTGGTGAGTGGTCTGTGCCGGGAGCAGCGAACTTCGAGTGGCACAACGAGACGTTGGAAGAATACATGGCGAAAAAAAATGACCATAGCTCCGAAGGGTCGCCGCAGCAGTTCGATTTCATATCTGCCGTACACAGCCTGTACTACGTGGATGAGGTCCGTGTAGCTTTACAGTTTCTGTACGGTAGCCTAGCACCAGGAGGGACTCTACTGACCACCCTACTAAAAG ACACGTCAAGCTATACAGACACGTCAAGTGTGACTGCTCAAGAAGTCACCAAAGAGAATTACACGAGCTCGACGAAGGTCAAACGAGTCCTGACGGAGCTTGACATCCCATTCACGATCTCCGAGCAGCGAGTCTCCGCCGACATCACCAGCATTTTCGATCAGGGCTCGGCTGAGGGTAATCTGCTTCTCGATTTCCTGACCCACGTTGGTCACTTTCGAGAGACCGCTACAAAAGAAATGGAGGAGGCCGTTTTGACCAGGTTTAGGAAGCAAGCGAGGGAGTACCGTGTAGCCACGAGAGCGGACGCCAAGCCTGGATTTGCTGGTGCTGCTCATTGCGACCCGGATGGTGACAATGAACGCATTCTCATAGAGAGAATTTGGGAAAACGTCATCATCACGAAAGCTTGA
- the LOC140244083 gene encoding uncharacterized protein produces MYVEWKRDKSRNVVKLTEVKCIGLPLPGNTIEMKCGKRRKDIWKATIIDTEEIYDDDCSDDEAPSTSSYIEKEEESPRANSTQQEMNHTAQPRQLFEGPLKELSTTDAKNESVLHRGDKDDSSDDNDDLPLAVLIKPGKNHITQPRQHGSDKDDSGDDDDDLPLAELIKPGMDDINQATEPMQLSEDSIEKSVGTANDKDGGDESPLPELTPKGTQLRLRNVNQHITCE; encoded by the exons ATGTATGTGGAATGGAAAAGAGATAAATCCCGCAATGTCGTCAAACTGACTGAGGTGAAATGTATCGGACTTCCTCTACCAGGGAATAcaatagaaatgaaatgtgGTAAAAGGAGGAAGGACATCTGGAAGGCGACAATTATAGACACTGAGGAAATTTATGATGATGACTGCAGTGATGATGAAGCCCCAAGTACCAGCTCCTACATCGAAAAAGAAGAGGAGTCTCCTCGTGCTAATTCAACCCAACAAG AAATGAACCACACAGCCCAGCCCAGACAACTTTTCGAAGGCCCACTTAAGGAACTTTCTACTACCGATGCCAAGAATGAATCAGTGCTTCATCGTGGTGACAAAGACGACAGCAGTGACGACAACGATGACTTGCCCCTAGCAGTATTGATTAAGCCAG GAAAGAACCACATAACCCAGCCCAGACAACATGGTAGTGACAAAGACGACAGTggtgacgacgacgacgacttGCCCCTAGCAGAATTGATTAAGCCAG gaatggaTGACATTAACCAGGCCACTGAGCCCATGCAACTTTCTGAAGACTCAATTGAGAAATCAGTGGGAACAGCCAATGACAAGGATGGTGGAGATGAGTCACCTCTACCAGAATTGACCCCAAAAGGTACTCAATTAAGATTAAGAAATGTTAACCAACATATAACTTGCGAATAG